A region of the Sinorhizobium arboris LMG 14919 genome:
GGCGGGCACGCTCGTCGACAAGCGAGGCCGCCCGAAACAGGCGCTGTTCCATCTGACGGAGGCGATCCGCGCGGTGATTGCCGATGCAATCGCCGCCGGCGGCTCGTCGCTCAAAGACCACATTCAGGCGGACGGCAGTCTCGGCTATTTCCAGCACAGCTTCTCCGTCTATGACAGGGAAGGTGAGGCTTGCCGCACGCCCGGCTGCCGCGGTACGGTCGCCCGCATCGTTCAGGCGGGACGTTCGACTTTTTATTGTCCGCACTGCCAGAAATAGGGCGGCATGGCACATTCCGCTCTTGAAGCTTCCGAGAATGCGTGAAGGAGACGGGAATGAATTACGAGACGTTGCTGGTCGAAACCCAGGGCCGGGTGGGCCTGATCACGCTCAACCGGCCGCAGGCGCTCAATGCACTGAATGCTGTGCTGATGCGCGAACTCGATGCCGCGTTGATGGCCTTCGACGCCGACAAGGGCGTCGGCGCCATCGTGCTTACGGGCTCCGAGAGGGCCTTCGCCGCCGGCGCCGATATAAAGGAGATGCAGGCGCTCGATTTCGTCGACGGTTACCTCGCCGACTTCCTCGGCGGCTGGGAGCATGTGGCGAACGCGCGCAAGCCGATGATCGCCGCCGTTTCCGGCTTCGCACTCGGCGGCGGCTGTGAACTCGCCATGATGTGCGACTTCATCATCGCCTCCGAGACGGCGAAGTTCGGTCAGCCTGAGATCACGCTCGGCGTCATTCCGGGTATGGGCGGGTCGCAGCGCC
Encoded here:
- a CDS encoding enoyl-CoA hydratase; protein product: MNYETLLVETQGRVGLITLNRPQALNALNAVLMRELDAALMAFDADKGVGAIVLTGSERAFAAGADIKEMQALDFVDGYLADFLGGWEHVANARKPMIAAVSGFALGGGCELAMMCDFIIASETAKFGQPEITLGVIPGMGGSQRLIRAVGKAKAMDLILTGRMMDAAEAERCGLVSRVVAPDQLLQEALGAAGKIASFSLPAAMMAKEAVNRSLEMTLAEGLRFERRLFQSLFATEDQKEGMAAFVAKRKAEFKHR